Proteins co-encoded in one Bremerella sp. TYQ1 genomic window:
- the atpG gene encoding ATP synthase F1 subunit gamma yields MANPRTLDKRRKSVRNIKKITRTMELIATARFKQAMDRASAATAFTQRITQLVKDLTAADLQFEHPLLEKRDTKKKAVLLVLTSNRGLCGGYNGNICRAAFPRLAELQKEYDEVELRISGKKGIAIFRIQKKLTPDESYLQFEDKPKYEEVEPIAVDLLDSFQAHEIDRLDVAYMKFISSARQEPTLETLLPLGALEGASDASEDAALAGSMYEFIPSAESILEEVVPTSFKVKLFKCFLDSAVCEQIARMVAMKAATENANDLIKYLSREYNRARQGRITNEIMEIIGGVEALASS; encoded by the coding sequence ATGGCCAATCCAAGAACCCTCGACAAACGCCGCAAGTCGGTTCGCAACATCAAGAAGATTACGCGAACGATGGAGCTTATTGCCACGGCCCGCTTCAAGCAGGCCATGGATCGAGCTTCTGCTGCAACGGCGTTCACGCAGCGGATCACGCAGTTGGTGAAAGACCTGACGGCAGCCGATCTACAGTTCGAGCATCCACTGCTGGAAAAGCGAGACACCAAGAAGAAGGCCGTACTCCTCGTCCTTACTTCAAATCGTGGTTTGTGCGGTGGCTACAACGGTAATATCTGCCGAGCTGCATTCCCTCGACTCGCTGAACTCCAAAAGGAATACGACGAAGTCGAACTGCGAATCTCCGGCAAGAAAGGGATCGCGATCTTCCGGATTCAGAAGAAACTGACTCCGGACGAAAGCTACCTTCAATTTGAAGACAAGCCGAAGTACGAGGAAGTTGAACCAATTGCGGTTGATCTCCTCGACTCATTCCAAGCTCACGAGATCGACCGTCTCGACGTTGCCTACATGAAGTTCATTTCCAGCGCTCGCCAAGAGCCCACCCTGGAAACGCTGCTTCCGCTAGGCGCCCTCGAGGGTGCTTCCGACGCAAGCGAAGATGCGGCATTGGCAGGGTCGATGTACGAGTTTATCCCTTCCGCGGAAAGCATCCTGGAAGAAGTCGTTCCGACAAGCTTCAAAGTCAAGCTGTTCAAGTGTTTCCTTGACTCGGCTGTCTGCGAGCAGATCGCACGTATGGTCGCGATGAAAGCAGCCACCGAGAACGCAAACGATTTGATCAAGTACCTGTCGCGCGAATACAACCGTGCTCGTCAGGGTCGAATTACCAACGAAATTATGGAGATCATCGGCGGCGTTGAAGCTTTGGCTAGTTCCTAA
- the atpD gene encoding F0F1 ATP synthase subunit beta, whose translation MATATEQKVGKITQVIGSTFDAEFSEGELPAIYNAVKVTGDYKGVSINLTGEVQQHLGGNRVRCVALGSTDGLIRGLDCVDQGKPISVPVGKATLGRVFNVTGDPIDGRGPVETEDYLPIHRPAPAVDELSTSTEVFETGIKVIDLLTPFVRGGKAGLFGGAGLGKTVILTELIARIASAHGGFSVFAGVGERTREGTDLWLEMQETEIGTTGRYVIEQTCMVFGQMNEPPGARLRVAMSALTMAEHFRDATGTDTLLFVDNIFRFSQAGSEVSALLGRMPSAVGYQPTLATEMGALQERIASTKKGAITSVQAVYVPADDPTDPAPATAFGQLDAFIYLERSISEKGIYPAVDPLASSSRILDPQYVGDRHYNIARRVQTTLQRYRELQDIIAILGIDELSESDKIIVHRARRIERFLSQPFLVAEKFIGKPGEITPLEDTIRSFEEICDGKWDHLPESAFMYVGSIEQAEEQAKKMAKEKG comes from the coding sequence ATGGCGACTGCGACCGAACAGAAAGTCGGAAAAATCACCCAGGTTATCGGTTCGACCTTTGACGCTGAATTCAGCGAAGGCGAACTGCCGGCGATCTACAACGCCGTCAAGGTGACCGGCGACTACAAGGGCGTCTCGATCAACCTGACCGGGGAAGTCCAACAACACCTCGGTGGCAATCGTGTACGTTGTGTTGCCCTGGGTAGCACCGACGGTCTGATCCGTGGCTTAGACTGCGTCGATCAAGGCAAGCCTATTTCGGTTCCTGTTGGTAAAGCAACCCTTGGACGCGTGTTCAACGTTACCGGTGATCCGATCGACGGTCGTGGCCCTGTTGAAACCGAAGACTACCTTCCCATTCACCGCCCTGCCCCAGCAGTCGACGAACTTTCGACAAGTACGGAAGTTTTCGAGACCGGGATTAAGGTGATCGACCTTCTCACGCCGTTTGTTCGTGGTGGTAAAGCAGGTCTGTTCGGTGGTGCTGGTCTCGGCAAGACGGTCATCCTCACCGAGTTGATCGCTCGTATTGCATCCGCACACGGCGGTTTCTCCGTGTTTGCTGGTGTGGGCGAACGTACCCGTGAAGGTACCGACCTTTGGCTCGAAATGCAGGAAACGGAAATCGGTACGACTGGCCGTTACGTGATCGAACAAACCTGCATGGTGTTCGGCCAGATGAATGAGCCACCTGGTGCTCGTCTTCGCGTGGCAATGAGCGCATTGACAATGGCGGAACATTTCCGCGATGCAACTGGAACAGACACGCTGCTGTTCGTCGACAATATCTTCCGTTTCTCACAAGCAGGTTCGGAAGTATCCGCACTCCTCGGTCGTATGCCTTCGGCGGTGGGTTACCAGCCGACGCTGGCAACAGAGATGGGTGCGTTGCAAGAACGAATTGCCTCGACGAAGAAGGGTGCTATCACCTCGGTTCAAGCCGTTTACGTTCCTGCGGACGATCCGACTGACCCTGCTCCTGCAACAGCCTTCGGCCAGTTGGACGCGTTCATTTATCTCGAACGATCGATTTCGGAAAAGGGTATTTACCCTGCCGTGGATCCACTGGCATCGTCCAGCCGAATTCTCGATCCACAGTATGTGGGCGATCGTCACTACAACATTGCCCGACGCGTTCAGACCACTTTGCAGCGTTATCGCGAATTGCAAGACATCATCGCAATTCTCGGTATCGACGAATTGAGCGAATCGGACAAAATCATTGTCCATCGTGCTCGTCGAATCGAACGCTTCTTGTCGCAGCCGTTCCTCGTGGCTGAAAAGTTCATCGGTAAGCCTGGTGAAATCACGCCACTGGAAGATACCATTCGCAGCTTTGAAGAAATCTGCGACGGTAAGTGGGACCATCTGCCAGAATCGGCGTTCATGTACGTTGGTTCGATCGAGCAGGCGGAAGAACAAGCCAAGAAGATGGCCAAAGAGAAGGGTTAA
- the atpC gene encoding ATP synthase F1 subunit epsilon, with amino-acid sequence MPSIQCIVVTPEKTALETTADFIALPLADGEMGIGENHAPVIGRLGYGEMRIVSGGQTERLYVDGGFVQISNNEVNILTGKAIPSNEVDVEQAEKQLKEASNAPAPTDELAVIKSRNIEQARNQIRAAKRAAK; translated from the coding sequence GTGCCTTCCATTCAATGCATCGTGGTCACGCCGGAAAAGACCGCCCTGGAAACAACTGCCGACTTCATCGCCCTCCCACTTGCGGATGGCGAAATGGGTATTGGCGAGAACCATGCCCCGGTTATCGGGCGTCTTGGGTACGGCGAAATGCGAATCGTCTCTGGCGGTCAGACAGAACGTCTGTACGTTGATGGCGGGTTTGTTCAGATCTCCAACAACGAAGTCAATATTTTGACGGGGAAGGCGATCCCTTCCAATGAAGTAGATGTCGAGCAGGCCGAGAAGCAGCTCAAAGAAGCTTCCAACGCTCCGGCACCAACCGACGAACTGGCTGTAATTAAGTCTCGCAATATCGAGCAGGCTCGAAATCAAATTCGAGCTGCCAAACGAGCTGCCAAGTAA
- a CDS encoding FHA domain-containing protein, producing MSLIISRGCVSEPLRSIDSPVFTLGSGHDCDLVLGDDQFPELFAYILRTHDGYRLRCLADEPVLTVNAEDVVATRLENGDRIRCGPYEFHFQKAASVPAAQPSDAHSSESTPPVAMRWTATDGQGTDGIERVHRLLRDIQLKIQRKEIYTQTHRRSA from the coding sequence GTGAGCTTAATCATTTCTCGCGGCTGCGTATCAGAACCGCTGCGATCGATCGATTCACCTGTGTTTACTTTGGGATCTGGCCATGACTGCGACTTAGTCCTTGGCGACGATCAATTTCCCGAACTATTTGCGTATATCCTCCGTACCCACGACGGCTATCGGCTTCGCTGCTTAGCCGACGAGCCAGTCCTAACGGTGAATGCGGAGGATGTTGTTGCCACACGCCTGGAGAACGGCGATCGTATTCGCTGCGGTCCTTACGAATTTCATTTTCAGAAAGCAGCCTCAGTTCCCGCAGCCCAACCAAGCGATGCACACTCGTCAGAGTCGACTCCCCCGGTAGCTATGCGGTGGACGGCAACCGATGGGCAGGGAACGGACGGCATCGAACGCGTACACCGCCTGCTACGAGATATTCAACTTAAGATACAGCGCAAAGAAATATACACTCAAACTCATCGACGATCTGCCTGA
- a CDS encoding YfhO family protein: MPFLLLSIIFFGEAFVSEEQFLFRDAAHFYYPLFHEVTRQWKTGEIPLWSPWDGLGMPLAADATPSVFYPGKVLLLTPLGFDFGMRLYVVLHLALAYGSIYFVARKWNCSTIASILAATAYAYGGPTLSYHANIIFLVGASWLPLALFWGWQLARRPALHSGTGLAFSLSMMVLGGDPQLAFHTMMMLTIAAIGFVLPWRRVDWRAWWQWRAFRVGSLIIAAAFAAGLAAVQILPTQQWASRSLRSTSDTPRNIFEWATQPNKDPSALLGQPKAHTHAIHSYDFSIGPWNWPNVFIANFSGKLYPRNERWIRAIPAEGRVWFPSLFMGTIATFLALYAFIYGCRRRLDRWIILMGLFGLIASLGWYGLGWILVEIAHATGQDSDSLPVGSPLGGLYWAMNMLIPKYAQFRYPAKWWIFVSFALSLLAARGLDHLRINRSLGSVSALLTFLFMVAGLLGVIFSSSLSDLLPPTPNDPLFGPLDSTTGFFQMGTGLMAAGGAILIGVVCMSILPRHLRKTAIVVVTAIELTFGNAWLVQSAPQEIWQPLGFDSTSIPLEVRHFRAANYFDRSDNTYPPHFATTGSNDRMVEGLKHDRANYYPRFHLIETIRFAPSVVSITPRDYETVWNLAKADPEVMRFLRDMHGIDWQTTHGAWPAAWWQPSVDSHRAIDELPPEEQTDMTMALLEKLVQDDNPHTFLSPDWRVWPTTYIWESTKEFPVIVETETDSLPQTPLAPVGAKIETKLIRTRSGQLELHLTNCQPGWVVFREYFDPGWQCEIVDSKNTERSDVSIYRANRILMAVPVKRGDKKIVLTYWPNEFVAGMIISSISWLLFIGLLLVRPMKNLLPQR; the protein is encoded by the coding sequence TTGCCGTTTCTGCTCTTGTCGATCATTTTCTTCGGCGAAGCGTTTGTATCAGAAGAACAGTTTCTGTTTCGTGATGCGGCTCATTTCTATTACCCTCTTTTTCATGAAGTCACCCGGCAATGGAAAACTGGTGAAATCCCGCTTTGGTCACCCTGGGATGGCCTGGGCATGCCTTTGGCAGCTGATGCAACTCCTAGTGTTTTCTATCCCGGCAAAGTTCTTTTGCTGACGCCGCTCGGTTTCGATTTTGGCATGCGGCTCTACGTAGTTCTCCATCTGGCATTGGCATACGGAAGCATCTACTTCGTTGCGAGGAAATGGAATTGCTCAACGATTGCTTCCATCCTTGCCGCCACGGCATACGCGTACGGCGGCCCGACGCTGAGCTATCATGCGAACATCATCTTTCTCGTGGGAGCATCATGGTTGCCCTTAGCGCTCTTCTGGGGCTGGCAATTGGCTCGCCGCCCTGCCCTGCATTCAGGGACTGGACTAGCGTTTTCATTATCGATGATGGTGCTGGGTGGTGATCCACAACTTGCATTTCACACCATGATGATGCTGACGATTGCGGCGATAGGCTTCGTCCTGCCTTGGAGGCGTGTGGACTGGAGGGCTTGGTGGCAATGGCGTGCCTTTCGAGTGGGTTCGTTAATCATTGCCGCTGCATTCGCCGCTGGATTGGCGGCCGTTCAAATCCTGCCAACTCAGCAATGGGCCTCAAGAAGCCTTCGCTCGACGAGCGATACCCCGCGAAACATTTTCGAGTGGGCTACTCAACCCAATAAAGATCCGTCAGCGTTGTTGGGACAACCCAAAGCGCATACGCACGCGATACACAGCTACGATTTCAGCATCGGCCCTTGGAACTGGCCGAACGTCTTCATCGCGAATTTTAGTGGCAAATTGTACCCGCGGAATGAACGCTGGATACGAGCCATTCCAGCAGAAGGACGGGTTTGGTTTCCCTCGCTTTTCATGGGAACCATCGCAACATTTTTGGCATTGTACGCTTTTATCTACGGTTGTCGTCGAAGACTCGATCGCTGGATCATCTTGATGGGGTTGTTTGGACTCATTGCCAGTCTCGGCTGGTATGGCCTAGGTTGGATCTTGGTTGAAATCGCTCACGCGACCGGTCAAGATTCCGATTCACTTCCGGTCGGCTCACCATTGGGTGGATTGTACTGGGCGATGAATATGTTGATCCCAAAGTATGCTCAGTTTCGGTATCCGGCCAAATGGTGGATCTTCGTCTCGTTCGCGCTATCGCTGTTAGCAGCGAGAGGACTCGATCACCTGCGAATCAACCGTTCTCTCGGAAGCGTATCCGCGCTATTGACTTTCCTGTTTATGGTTGCCGGTTTGCTGGGTGTCATCTTCTCGTCTTCGCTAAGTGATCTTCTCCCACCTACCCCGAATGATCCTCTATTCGGGCCGCTCGATTCGACGACTGGTTTCTTCCAAATGGGGACGGGGCTTATGGCGGCAGGCGGAGCAATTCTGATTGGGGTCGTTTGCATGAGCATCCTCCCTCGGCATCTTCGAAAAACGGCAATCGTCGTTGTTACTGCCATCGAACTTACGTTTGGAAATGCTTGGCTCGTCCAATCGGCACCACAAGAGATATGGCAACCACTTGGATTTGATTCGACATCAATCCCGCTCGAAGTACGGCATTTTCGTGCGGCAAACTACTTTGATCGGTCCGACAACACCTACCCTCCTCACTTCGCGACAACTGGATCGAATGATCGCATGGTGGAAGGACTCAAGCATGACAGGGCGAATTACTACCCTCGCTTCCACTTGATTGAGACCATCCGTTTTGCTCCTTCGGTTGTCAGCATTACTCCGAGAGATTACGAGACGGTTTGGAACCTCGCGAAAGCCGATCCTGAGGTAATGAGGTTCCTCCGCGATATGCATGGGATCGATTGGCAAACAACCCACGGCGCTTGGCCAGCGGCATGGTGGCAGCCCAGTGTGGACTCGCATAGGGCTATCGACGAGTTGCCTCCTGAAGAACAAACCGACATGACCATGGCACTTTTGGAGAAGCTGGTGCAAGATGACAATCCGCACACGTTTCTCAGTCCGGACTGGCGTGTTTGGCCAACCACTTACATTTGGGAATCCACAAAGGAGTTCCCGGTGATTGTTGAAACAGAAACCGATTCGCTCCCCCAAACTCCGTTAGCACCTGTCGGCGCTAAGATCGAAACGAAACTCATTCGTACTCGATCAGGTCAACTGGAATTGCATCTGACCAATTGTCAGCCAGGCTGGGTCGTCTTCCGCGAGTACTTCGACCCTGGTTGGCAGTGCGAAATCGTTGACTCGAAAAACACGGAACGTTCCGACGTTTCTATCTACCGTGCCAATCGTATCTTGATGGCAGTTCCCGTGAAGCGGGGCGACAAAAAGATTGTGCTCACCTATTGGCCAAATGAGTTCGTAGCCGGAATGATTATCTCGTCGATAAGTTGGCTACTCTTCATCGGACTTCTACTTGTACGTCCGATGAAGAACCTTCTGCCTCAACGTTAG
- a CDS encoding serine O-acetyltransferase yields MASDARLKEDLPTLTDRIVSTYQKIGKINHLGHCPLPNYDVVISVIEDVKEILYPGYQRREGLHMGNITYHVGDLVDGLHDKLTNQIARALRHDERVNGGGDACNPAEETDYEAKGQAMAIEFLNRIPDLREILATDIQAAYDGDPACTNLDEVIFCYPGLEAITVYRVANTLYKLGVPFIPRMMTEWAHKQTGIDIHPGATIGSYFFIDHGTGVVIGQTCDIGKHVKLYQGVTLGALSFDTDNEGNIVRGMKRHPTIEDHVVIYANATVLGGRTVVGNHSVVGSSVWLTRSVDPNTTVLLEKPRLRLRSEAVEELKPELNFQI; encoded by the coding sequence ATGGCATCTGATGCACGCTTGAAGGAAGACCTGCCCACGCTGACTGATCGCATCGTCAGTACCTATCAAAAGATTGGAAAGATCAATCACCTCGGGCATTGCCCACTGCCTAACTATGACGTGGTGATCTCGGTCATCGAAGACGTCAAGGAAATCTTGTACCCTGGCTACCAACGCCGCGAGGGGCTTCACATGGGCAATATTACCTACCATGTGGGGGACTTGGTCGACGGTTTGCATGACAAGTTGACCAACCAGATCGCTAGAGCACTACGGCATGATGAACGCGTCAATGGTGGCGGTGATGCCTGTAATCCGGCAGAGGAAACGGACTACGAAGCCAAGGGGCAAGCGATGGCGATCGAGTTCCTGAACCGTATCCCTGACCTGCGCGAGATCCTGGCTACCGATATTCAAGCCGCTTACGATGGCGACCCTGCCTGCACCAACTTAGACGAAGTCATTTTCTGCTATCCCGGGCTCGAAGCGATCACCGTTTATCGCGTTGCGAACACGCTTTACAAACTGGGAGTACCGTTCATTCCCAGAATGATGACCGAATGGGCGCATAAGCAGACCGGCATCGATATTCACCCCGGTGCAACGATTGGAAGTTACTTCTTCATCGACCACGGAACCGGCGTGGTGATTGGTCAGACATGTGATATCGGCAAGCATGTAAAGCTTTACCAGGGGGTGACCCTTGGTGCGTTGTCGTTTGACACCGACAACGAAGGCAACATCGTCCGCGGCATGAAACGGCATCCGACGATTGAAGATCATGTCGTTATTTATGCTAACGCCACTGTACTTGGCGGGCGAACGGTAGTCGGCAATCATAGCGTGGTCGGATCGAGTGTTTGGTTAACGCGAAGTGTCGACCCCAATACGACTGTGTTGCTAGAAAAACCACGTCTGCGACTGCGTTCTGAAGCGGTCGAAGAATTGAAGCCCGAACTCAATTTTCAGATCTAA
- a CDS encoding translation factor GTPase family protein encodes MASCVSETVRDIVLCGHGSTGKTSLIDRLLETTHAVDGTHSVDDGTSVCDFEPEEKAHHLSIEATLAHFQHQGLRFNVIDAPGYPDFIGQTISAMRGADTAMIVIDAHAGIAVNTRRVFQEAEKAGIGRMIVVNKIDTEHLDFASLMQSIRETFGQACVPISFPKLDGDTIVGVVDIFDEKADTSNTPIDPVIYKESLVEAVIESDEEWMERYFEGEVPTNNDLKMLIPKAVANGTLIPVVCCSIKKKVGISELLDAMALCSLPPSMIHRKAKNGDGSEIELLGDPDGPLAAQVFQTRIDPFVQKLSYIRVYNGTLRKDMTLPGTNGRKGLRIGQLLDVQANRLEPIDQAGPGDIVAVAKMDQLHTGTNEGEVELPNIDFPQPMVGIAIRPKSRNDEAKLSVALHKLVEEDPTIQIEHDEETHELVLRGMSELHLSLIQERLARRDHLEIETYEPRIPFRESITYPAEGAYRHKKQSGGRGQFGEVHIRVQSLPQGTDISEFATKANFPSLKHVHYFEAMNFLWIDSIVGASIPGNFMPAVEKGLLDRVQRGVLAGFPLQDLCVEVHYGKHHPVDSSETAFRIAASAALREVCKKAGPQLLEPMVEMHVTVPVDCVGDVYSDMATRRGQISGTQDAGRDMQTVVCTAPLAETSSYARTLSSLTGGQGSYSLSFSHYAPMPMHLQNKYSYHVEEEEVG; translated from the coding sequence ATGGCAAGTTGTGTTTCAGAGACCGTCCGCGATATTGTTTTATGCGGTCATGGCTCGACAGGGAAAACGAGCCTGATCGACCGCCTACTCGAGACAACTCATGCGGTGGACGGAACTCACAGTGTGGACGATGGAACGAGCGTTTGCGACTTCGAGCCAGAGGAAAAGGCTCACCATCTTTCGATCGAGGCGACTCTCGCCCACTTTCAGCATCAAGGCCTGCGTTTCAACGTGATTGATGCTCCTGGCTACCCTGATTTCATCGGGCAAACGATCTCTGCGATGCGAGGCGCCGATACGGCCATGATCGTGATTGATGCCCACGCCGGAATCGCCGTTAACACGCGGCGCGTATTCCAAGAGGCGGAAAAAGCAGGTATTGGCCGGATGATTGTCGTCAACAAGATTGATACCGAGCATCTCGACTTTGCGTCGTTAATGCAGTCGATCCGAGAAACCTTTGGCCAAGCTTGCGTGCCGATCAGCTTCCCCAAGCTTGACGGCGATACCATCGTTGGCGTGGTCGATATCTTCGACGAAAAGGCAGACACGTCGAACACCCCTATCGATCCCGTTATCTATAAAGAATCGCTCGTCGAGGCGGTTATTGAATCTGACGAAGAATGGATGGAACGATACTTTGAAGGCGAAGTTCCCACGAATAACGACCTGAAAATGTTGATTCCCAAGGCCGTAGCAAACGGCACGTTGATTCCTGTCGTTTGTTGTAGCATCAAAAAGAAGGTGGGCATTTCAGAACTCTTAGACGCAATGGCCCTTTGTTCGCTGCCGCCGTCGATGATCCATCGAAAGGCGAAAAACGGGGATGGTTCAGAAATCGAACTGCTTGGGGATCCTGATGGACCGCTTGCTGCCCAGGTATTCCAAACGAGAATCGACCCATTCGTTCAAAAGCTCAGTTACATTCGTGTCTACAATGGAACGTTGCGAAAGGACATGACGTTACCAGGCACCAACGGTCGCAAAGGGTTACGAATTGGTCAACTTCTCGATGTCCAGGCGAACCGCCTCGAGCCGATCGATCAAGCGGGACCAGGCGACATTGTTGCGGTCGCCAAAATGGATCAACTCCATACAGGCACGAACGAAGGGGAAGTGGAACTTCCCAACATCGATTTTCCACAGCCCATGGTCGGAATTGCAATTCGTCCGAAGAGTCGAAATGACGAAGCGAAGCTTAGCGTAGCATTGCATAAGTTGGTCGAAGAAGATCCAACGATTCAGATCGAACACGACGAAGAAACGCACGAGCTAGTGCTTCGGGGAATGAGTGAGCTCCATTTGTCACTAATTCAAGAGAGGCTTGCCCGACGCGATCATTTGGAAATCGAGACTTACGAACCGCGAATTCCGTTCCGAGAATCGATTACTTACCCGGCTGAAGGGGCCTATCGTCATAAGAAACAGTCTGGCGGGCGAGGGCAATTTGGTGAAGTCCATATCCGTGTGCAGTCGCTACCGCAAGGAACTGATATTTCCGAGTTTGCTACGAAGGCGAACTTCCCCAGCCTGAAGCACGTCCACTATTTCGAGGCGATGAATTTTCTTTGGATTGATTCCATTGTCGGAGCATCGATCCCCGGAAACTTTATGCCTGCTGTCGAGAAAGGATTGCTTGATCGTGTGCAAAGAGGCGTCCTGGCCGGATTTCCATTGCAAGATTTGTGTGTCGAAGTTCACTACGGAAAGCATCACCCCGTGGATAGTTCGGAGACCGCCTTCCGGATCGCAGCTTCGGCTGCTCTTCGCGAAGTATGCAAAAAAGCAGGGCCTCAGTTACTGGAACCGATGGTAGAAATGCACGTTACCGTGCCGGTGGATTGTGTCGGAGACGTTTACAGCGACATGGCAACACGACGCGGTCAGATTTCGGGGACTCAGGACGCGGGGCGCGACATGCAGACAGTCGTTTGTACTGCCCCTTTGGCAGAAACCTCGTCATACGCTCGAACATTATCGAGTCTGACAGGAGGGCAGGGGAGCTATAGCCTGAGCTTCTCACATTATGCTCCGATGCCAATGCATCTTCAGAATAAGTACAGCTATCACGTCGAGGAGGAAGAAGTGGGCTAG
- the hisA gene encoding 1-(5-phosphoribosyl)-5-[(5-phosphoribosylamino)methylideneamino]imidazole-4-carboxamide isomerase — translation MQIWPAIDLLGGNCVRLQQGDYNRETVYGDDPAEMAKRWVEEGADCLHLVDLDGAKDGSLKNRDAISAIVAAVDIPCEVGGGIRDEKTIQELLDLGLARLVIGTKALREPEWFAAMCEKFPEKLVLGIDAKEGMVATDGWLEVSSTSAVDLAKTYEHLPIAALIYTDIATDGMLAGPNVEAMQAMKQAVKLPVVASGGVTSVEDVKNLAAAGLDGAIVGRSLYEGRLTVRQAVEASGSVR, via the coding sequence ATGCAGATTTGGCCGGCGATCGACCTACTTGGTGGCAATTGCGTGCGACTCCAACAGGGAGATTACAATCGCGAAACGGTCTACGGCGACGATCCTGCCGAGATGGCCAAGCGTTGGGTCGAGGAAGGGGCTGACTGTCTCCATCTGGTCGATTTGGATGGGGCCAAGGATGGAAGCCTGAAGAACCGCGACGCAATTTCCGCAATTGTTGCCGCGGTTGATATTCCCTGCGAAGTGGGCGGCGGAATTCGGGACGAGAAGACGATTCAAGAGCTGCTCGATCTCGGACTGGCTCGCCTGGTGATCGGTACTAAGGCCTTGCGTGAACCAGAATGGTTTGCTGCGATGTGTGAAAAGTTCCCCGAAAAGTTGGTGCTCGGAATCGATGCCAAAGAAGGTATGGTCGCTACCGATGGCTGGCTTGAAGTGAGCAGTACTTCGGCTGTCGATCTGGCTAAGACATACGAGCATTTGCCGATTGCTGCCCTGATCTATACCGATATCGCCACCGACGGCATGCTGGCTGGGCCGAATGTCGAAGCGATGCAGGCTATGAAGCAAGCGGTCAAGCTGCCAGTCGTCGCTTCGGGAGGAGTCACTTCGGTCGAAGACGTCAAAAATCTCGCGGCTGCAGGACTCGACGGAGCGATTGTCGGACGTTCTCTCTACGAAGGCCGATTAACCGTTCGCCAGGCGGTCGAAGCCTCTGGCAGTGTGAGGTAA
- the hisH gene encoding imidazole glycerol phosphate synthase subunit HisH, with translation MITIVDYQMGNLRSVQKAFERTGHEAHITSDPKEIASATKLVLPGVGACGDAVDELRRRDLVGPIKDQIESGTPFLGICLGLQMLFDVSYEGGEHEGLGILPGKVVKFDLPQGYKVPHMGWNQANFAHKPPIFEGIDEGTNFYFVHSYYVVPENEEIVAITADYGGPFCAAVWKNNLYATQFHPEKSQQAGLTVLKNFAQLA, from the coding sequence ATGATCACGATCGTCGACTACCAAATGGGAAACCTCCGGAGTGTTCAAAAAGCCTTTGAGCGAACCGGGCACGAGGCACACATTACCAGCGACCCGAAGGAAATTGCCTCGGCGACGAAGTTAGTCCTGCCTGGCGTTGGGGCATGCGGCGATGCGGTCGACGAGCTGCGTCGACGCGATTTGGTTGGCCCGATCAAGGATCAGATTGAATCTGGAACGCCATTCCTCGGCATTTGTCTTGGTCTTCAGATGCTTTTCGATGTGAGCTACGAAGGTGGCGAGCACGAGGGGCTGGGGATTTTGCCTGGTAAAGTGGTCAAATTTGATCTTCCGCAGGGGTATAAAGTCCCACATATGGGATGGAATCAGGCAAACTTCGCGCATAAACCACCGATATTTGAGGGAATCGACGAGGGGACGAATTTCTACTTTGTGCACTCTTATTATGTGGTGCCTGAGAATGAAGAGATCGTCGCCATCACGGCCGATTATGGCGGCCCCTTCTGTGCGGCCGTTTGGAAAAACAATCTTTATGCGACTCAATTTCACCCTGAAAAGAGTCAACAAGCTGGGCTGACGGTATTGAAGAACTTTGCCCAGTTGGCGTAG